Within the Bradyrhizobium cosmicum genome, the region TGCCGGCCGACCAGCCGCGTTCGAGAGTGGCGTACGCATCGGCATCGCTGACGGGTCTGAACAATCCGCCTAGCGGAGCGGAACCGAGGCCGATTGAGGTGACGTCGAGGGTGCCGAGCCGCGATCGTTTCATTCCAAATCCTTCCAACAGCCCAAATCATCTCTCCCGCCCGCGGAGACCGCAAGCGGGAGAGGCACGCAGGAGCGCGGGGCTGGCGGCGCTCCTACTTCAACATCTGCGCGACGTTGTCCTTGGTGACGAGATCGAGACCGGTATAGACGATCTCCGGCACCTTCTCGCCTTTCTTGATGGCGAGCAGCGTGTCCATCGCTTTCTCGCCCATCTCGAACGGACGCTGGCCGACCAGCGCATTGGCATAGCCGTCGCGCAGCAGCTCGAGCTGCATCTTCAGCGTATCCGCGACGACGAGCGTGAACTTGCCGGAATCGATGTCCTTCTTCGACCTCGAGGCAAAGGCCTTGAAACCCTCGGGGGCGAACATCGGCCAGCCGCCGATGGGAACGATCGCGGCGAGGTCGGGCGTCGAAGTCCGCACGTCGGTCATCTGCTGGACCGCCAGCGCGGGATCGTCGTTGCAGAACGTCGGAGACCCCGCGACCTCGGTCCATTTCGATCCCTTCAGCGCCTCGCGGACGCCGTCGACGCGCTCAGCCAGGTTCTTGGCACCTGGACCGCCCGAGACCATCGCGTACTTGCCGCCATCGGGCCGGAGTTTTAGCAATTGCTTGCCGAGCGCAACGCCGAATTCCTTGTTGTTGGTGCCGATATAGGCGATGCGCTTGGAGCCGGGTGCATCGGCATCGAAGGTGATGACGGGGATGCCGGCAGCGGTCGCCGCCTCGATCGACTTGGACATGGCCGCGACGTCGGCGACCGAGATGGCGAGGCCGTCGACCTTCTGGGTGATGAAGTCCTGGATGATCTGCGCCTGTGTCGCGGGCTCGTGCTCGACCGGCCCCTTGTAGATGCACTCGATATTGCCGAGCTCCTTGGCGCGCTTCTGGCAGCCATCGCGCGCGAAGTCGAAGAACGGATTGTTCATCGCCTTGGGCACGATGACGAAACGGTAGTTCGCGGCAAGCGCCGGCGTTGCCATCAGCGCGACGGCGATGCCGGCAACAAGAAGTTTCCTCATGGTCTCCTCCACCCTTGTTTGGCGCCCATCCTCTCAAAATCGTCCGGGAAGCGGACAGGCGGCATTTTCGTTGCCCTCCCGAACGACGTCATTTCAGACCATCCGCGAGCGGATGCGGTCGACCAGCACGGCCAGGATGATGATCACGCCCACCAGCGTCTGCTGCCAGTAGGAGGAGACCTGCGCCAGCACGAGACCGTTGCGGATCACCTCCAGCAGCACGCAGCCGACGATGGCCCCTAACGGGCCACCGATACCGCCGGCAAGGTTGGCCCCGCCGATCACGGCCGCCGCGATCACGTTGAGCTCATATGAGGTCGCCATGTTGGCCGGCGCCGACCCAAGCCAGCCGGAGATGATGATGCCCTGAAGGCCTGCTGCGAGCGCGCAGGTCACATAGACCTCGATCTTCACCCGGACGACCGGGATGCCCGTGAGTTCGGCCGCCTTCTCGTTGCCGCCGAGCGCGAACACGTGACGGCCAAACGCGGTGTGGTGCAGCACCACCGCCATCGCCAGCGCGAGGATCACGAGATAAATGAATGGCACGGGCACGCCGAGCACGTCGCCCGAGGTTAGCGCGTAGAAATAATCGGCATCCGGGCCGCTCGGAAAACTGCCGCGTCCGTTGGACACGACATAGCCAAGCCCGCGCACGATCGAGAGCATGCCGAGCGTGGTGACGAAGGGTGACAGGCCCAGCACGGCGATGCAAAAGCCGTTGACGAGGCCGGCGACCAGTGCAACGCCGAGTCCCGCGAGAAGCGAGATCAGCAGGATCAGGCCCGGGACATTGGCGAGCACGGTCTTGCCGTCGGCCGCCATATGCACGAAGAGCGAGGCGCCAAGACCTCCAGGCGTCGACAGCTCGGTCATGACCATCGAGGTGATCATGGCCGAGAAGCACATCATCGAGCCCACCGAGAGATCGATGCCGCCGGTGATGATCACGAAGGTGACGCCGAGCGTGGCGATGGCGATGAATGAGAAATTCTTCGCTACGTTCTGGATGTTGCCTTCGGTGAAGAAATACGGACTGGCGAAATGCATGACCACCAGCAGCACCGCCAGCGCGAGCAGGACATATCCGGTCTGGGACGCGAAGATGCCGCGCTGCCACCATCTGATCCGGCCGACGTTCGAGAAGGTGATCGGAGATTCCAGGGGCATGGCCATCACGCCGTCTCCTTCGCGCCGGTGATGAGGGCAGTGACTTCCTCAGGGCTGGTCTCGTGGATCGGCTTGTCTGCCCGCTTCTCGCCGCGGCGCATGACGATGACGCGGTCACACACCGCGAACACGTCGGGCATGCGATGCGAGATCAGCATCACCGCGACGCCCTGCTCCTTCAGTCGGTGGATCAGGCCAAGCACCTGCTCGACCTGGCGGACCGAGATCGCGGCCGTCGGCTCGTCCATCATCACCAGCCTTGCATTGGAGAGCCGGGTGCGCGCGATGGCCACGGCCTGACGCTGGCCGCCCGACATCTGCTTGACCAGATCGTCAGGCCGTGTTTCCGAGCGCAGCTCGCCGAACAATTCCAGCGCACGCGCCGCCATTGCTTTGTGGTCGAGAAGAGCGAGCGGCCCGAATTTGCGCTTCAGTTCGCGGCCGAGGAAGACGTTGCCGGCTGCGGTCAGATTGTCGGCCAGTGCGAGGTCTTGGTAGACCACCTCGATGCCGACCGCGCGGGCATCGACGGGCCGGGTGAAATGGACCGCACTGCCGGCAAAGCGGACCTCGCCGTGCGTTGGGCGGAAATTGCCGGCGATGATCTTGACCAGCGTCGACTTGCCCGCGCCGTTGTCGCCCATCAGCCCGACCACCTCGCCCGGCAACACCTGCATGTCGACGCCATGCAGCGCGCGGATCGCGCCGAACTCCTTGCCGATGCCTTGGAGTTCGAGGACCGGTGTTGTTTCAGTACTTGTCATCAGCGGTCTCGCTCAGACATAGCGGTTGACCAGGGATTCCAGATATTCCTGCCGCCCCGAGCGCGGCTGCGGGTCGAAGCCGGGGCCGAGCGCACGATCGGCAAGATCGGCGAGTGAGCGCTGGCCGCCGAGAATGGCGCGGCCCTCGGGACCGGCCCACCCCTCATAGCGCGTGGCGAGCGGCGTGGTGAGGACGCCGGCATCGAGCATGTCGGCGGCGGCGAGCAAGGCGCGCGCGCAAGCGTCCATCGAACCGACATGGGCATGAATGAGATCGTCGGGATCGATCGACTGGCGGCGGATCTTGGCATCGAAATTCAGCCCGCCCGAGGTGAAGCCGCCGCGGTTCAGGATCTCGTGGAACACCAGCGCCAGCTCGCCCACGTTCATCGCAAACTGGTCGGTATCCCAGCCGAGCAGATCGTCGCCGCGGTTGATGTCGAGCGAGCCGA harbors:
- a CDS encoding ABC transporter permease; translation: MAMPLESPITFSNVGRIRWWQRGIFASQTGYVLLALAVLLVVMHFASPYFFTEGNIQNVAKNFSFIAIATLGVTFVIITGGIDLSVGSMMCFSAMITSMVMTELSTPGGLGASLFVHMAADGKTVLANVPGLILLISLLAGLGVALVAGLVNGFCIAVLGLSPFVTTLGMLSIVRGLGYVVSNGRGSFPSGPDADYFYALTSGDVLGVPVPFIYLVILALAMAVVLHHTAFGRHVFALGGNEKAAELTGIPVVRVKIEVYVTCALAAGLQGIIISGWLGSAPANMATSYELNVIAAAVIGGANLAGGIGGPLGAIVGCVLLEVIRNGLVLAQVSSYWQQTLVGVIIILAVLVDRIRSRMV
- a CDS encoding ATP-binding cassette domain-containing protein, with product MTSTETTPVLELQGIGKEFGAIRALHGVDMQVLPGEVVGLMGDNGAGKSTLVKIIAGNFRPTHGEVRFAGSAVHFTRPVDARAVGIEVVYQDLALADNLTAAGNVFLGRELKRKFGPLALLDHKAMAARALELFGELRSETRPDDLVKQMSGGQRQAVAIARTRLSNARLVMMDEPTAAISVRQVEQVLGLIHRLKEQGVAVMLISHRMPDVFAVCDRVIVMRRGEKRADKPIHETSPEEVTALITGAKETA
- a CDS encoding sugar-binding protein is translated as MRKLLVAGIAVALMATPALAANYRFVIVPKAMNNPFFDFARDGCQKRAKELGNIECIYKGPVEHEPATQAQIIQDFITQKVDGLAISVADVAAMSKSIEAATAAGIPVITFDADAPGSKRIAYIGTNNKEFGVALGKQLLKLRPDGGKYAMVSGGPGAKNLAERVDGVREALKGSKWTEVAGSPTFCNDDPALAVQQMTDVRTSTPDLAAIVPIGGWPMFAPEGFKAFASRSKKDIDSGKFTLVVADTLKMQLELLRDGYANALVGQRPFEMGEKAMDTLLAIKKGEKVPEIVYTGLDLVTKDNVAQMLK